TCACGACGACGGGGGCAGTCGAGAATCCGCCACCGCCCTTGACGGTGGTGGTCTTGCCGTTGCCGTCGTATTCACCAGCAGAGGCAAGGCCTGCAGTTCCGACGACGGTGCTGAGGGCGAGGGCCGTGATGACCGCGAACTTCTTGGGCAACTCGGTTCCTTCCTGAATTCACGGTTGCGCACGCTTACGAAAAGGAAACCCGTATATGCATGCATAAGTCACGGCGGGAACATTCAAACGTGGCCAGATTCCTTCGGATGGCGCAACGCAGCGTCCCAGCCGCCGACCCGCTTTACGCTCATTCCCGGGAAGGTCCGAGAAGGTCCGGGACGGGCGGAACCGAGGCGGAATCCGCGTGGTGTTCCGGGGGAATTCCGGTGCGTTGGGCCGAATGGAGCCGGCCGGAGAGCGGGCCGACATGCGTCCGGCCCACCGGCAGGGGGAGGGCCGGTGGGCCGGACAGAATGGTTCGCGGGGGCGCGGGCCCGTGGGCCCGCCGTGTGCGGAGGTGGAGCTGCGGGTCCGGATCCAGCGTCTGGGCCTGCTGTCGGTCTCCGGCTCCCGAGAACCGGATCAGAGTCTCAGAATTCCGGGCCCAGCTCTGTCCCGCGAACGGGCGGGACCAAGGGCTTCACTTCTTCGGGAGCAAGGTGCCGAGGCCCGCGGCGGTCGGCGCATGCAGCGGGTGCACCTGGACCGTGCCGCTCCCGGCCGGGTTCTTCACCGGAATCGTGGGCTTCTTGGCGGCATTCGGGTCCATTCCGTCCAGGTAAATGCCGGACATTCCCCCGGACTTGTTCTTGTCGAACGCGCTGCCCTTCGCAACCCCGCCTTCGCGGGCCAGTCGCGTCACGGCATCGGCCGCGGGCAGGACCGCCGGGCTCACTTTGGTCGGGGACATGAGCCCGCCGAGCGGGCTGGTGGAGATTCCCGATCCCCCGGCGGCCGACGCCGCAGCGGCGGAGCCACCCACAAGACCCGCACCGATCGCCAACGCAGCCGTGGTGAAAACTGCCTTCTTCATGATTCACCTCGCTTGAAAGTACCTCTGATCCAACGGTTGGAGAACATAGCAGTCCAAGACCGCTGCAAAAGCGACGCGTTGCTCCATACGCGTGAAAAACGCAGGGGTGAAGAATGGAATGCACAGAGGCATTCGGAGGGATTGGCATCTGGTCCACGAATCCATTGATCGTATGGTGCGTCCGGCTCGGTCGACCGCCTGCGCGATCCGAAAGAGGAATTACCCTCGGCGCCATGACCACCGACAGCGTCAAGTCCACTCCGGCCGTGACCGCCGACAGGTCGCTCATCTGGTCGGAGGAGTTCAGCGCCCCGATCGCCTGGGGCGCCAAATGGGTCGGCGACCGGTCGAGCGCCTACCGCTACCGCGACCACAACCCGGACGACAACAAGCTCGACTGGCTCACCCCCGGCTGCGTGACCGTCTCGGGCGGTGTGGCGACCTTCACCGCCACACCGTCCGGCCACACCCTGGAGAACGGCCGGCAGGCCTGGCACACCGGCCTGCTCACCACCGAGTACTCCGACGAGGGCTTCCGGGTGAGGACCGGCGACTACGTCGAGACCCGCGTCCGACTGCCCTCCGGGACCGGAGCCTGGCCGGCGCTGTGGACTTGGAAGGACGGCGAGAACGAGGTCGACTCCTTCGAGTACCACCCGGACAATCCGCACCTGCTGGAGCTGTCCAACCACGTCAACCGCGGTGCGACGTACTACACCGACGCGGACGCGATCGCCCCGGACCGGTGGGTCACCATCGGCACCCGCTACGGCGCGTGTTCCGTCGAGTGGTACGTCAATGGCGCGGGTGTCTTCTCCGACGGCACCGGCGTCGGCGCCGACTGGTCGGCGTACCTGATCCTCAACCTGTCGGTGTGCGCCGGCCGGTACCACCCGGCGCCCTGCGGCTCGGCCCCGATCACCTTAGGCGTCGACCACCTCCGCGTCCACCGCGAGGCCGCGCGGTGGTGACCCCGGCGCCGGGCACGCGGCAGGCCGTGGGCGGCGGCCGGGCGTTCGCCCTGCTGCTGGTGCTCACCGGGGCGGCCGGGCTGCTGGCCTCCTGGGTCATCACCCTCGACAAGTTCAAGCTCCTCGAAGACCCGGACTTCACCCCGGGCTGCAGCCTGAACCCGGTGGTGTCCTGCGGCAGTGTGATGGAGAGCGACCAGGCCGAGGCCTTCGGGTTCCCCAACCCGATGCTGGGCCTGGTGGCCTACGGCATCGTGATCTGCGTCGGCATGAGCCTGCTGGCCGGGGCCGCCTTCCCGCGCTGGTACTGGCTGACCTTCGAGGCCGGATGTCTCTTCGGGATCGGGTTCGTCTCCTGGCTGCAGTTCGAGTCCCTGTACCGGATCAACGCGCTGTGCCTGTGGTGCTGCCTGGCCTGGCTCGCGACGATCCCGCTGTTCTGGTATGTCACCTCCTTCCTCGTGCGGAACTCCTTCCTGCCCGCGCCGGGTCCGGTGAAGGCCTTCCTCGCGGAGTTCACCTGGGTGCTTGCGCTGCTGCACATCGGGATCGTCGGGATGCTGATCCTGACCCGTTGGTGGGACTTCTGGACGAGTTGAGGCCGACCGGGTGACACCGCCGTATGGGCTTCCGGCGGTGACCGTGCGGCGTCCTGGACGGTTACTCGTACGAACAGCCGAACCGTACGAGGAGTGAGCGATGGCCGTCAGCGCAGACGGAGTGTCGGTGGGTGCTGTACAGGGGGCGGGCACCCCGGTGAGCGGGGAGCCGGAGCGGCGGACACGGCGG
Above is a window of Streptomyces sp. DT2A-34 DNA encoding:
- a CDS encoding beta-glucanase is translated as MTTDSVKSTPAVTADRSLIWSEEFSAPIAWGAKWVGDRSSAYRYRDHNPDDNKLDWLTPGCVTVSGGVATFTATPSGHTLENGRQAWHTGLLTTEYSDEGFRVRTGDYVETRVRLPSGTGAWPALWTWKDGENEVDSFEYHPDNPHLLELSNHVNRGATYYTDADAIAPDRWVTIGTRYGACSVEWYVNGAGVFSDGTGVGADWSAYLILNLSVCAGRYHPAPCGSAPITLGVDHLRVHREAARW
- a CDS encoding vitamin K epoxide reductase family protein, whose product is MTPAPGTRQAVGGGRAFALLLVLTGAAGLLASWVITLDKFKLLEDPDFTPGCSLNPVVSCGSVMESDQAEAFGFPNPMLGLVAYGIVICVGMSLLAGAAFPRWYWLTFEAGCLFGIGFVSWLQFESLYRINALCLWCCLAWLATIPLFWYVTSFLVRNSFLPAPGPVKAFLAEFTWVLALLHIGIVGMLILTRWWDFWTS